From Cryptococcus neoformans var. neoformans B-3501A chromosome 6, whole genome shotgun sequence, the proteins below share one genomic window:
- a CDS encoding hypothetical protein (Match to EST gb|CF184927.1|CF184927; HMMPfam hit to DDHD, DDHD domain, score: 39.7, E(): 1.6e-10) — translation MSVPSPDALLPECPLLLAVPALDVRWVHAGAQQLNLLPIPITSASNSFKAFSKNESSRIELRWQSTSESERLKAIKSWGRNDGEGAFQSQEEIVKQGEEIGHDDEPAKGSKGCDAIDRPDAHTVDSKMKREDAEEHLDLDVDDMPSGQDQINKQYHTLLLEARRKNDDLDLVQGIPVSQDSLFEVSLSTLSLHPVFWAHTGPRVAVLRGTWFVNDESRPCCWELAEELEKAFLEIQPWQRSYSHELATALSLGSSGEEKIKYTLPSKFGEGLGIIFEDSAKGRIVTSGTLTYITRLFWSSLKARPTGTYVYRGYSAACSAKVEVAADTTATLVDSEGTTHVNTKSHSYEKDDTQDGRLNLPGNQRHDQALTALDTAFKDVKETAGQAIEGVKEGFKDYDLREERRQTPAPGSNDDERKALEEENAPLVVMLATSCDRCLGKWKMTFTPNILSRKQTSNPAVASIIRDRRCQVLPVQWRTSLNLDERKTEEELLHGIENRFTISGNSIPYVRELTNSVLLDIPLFMSHHRQKMIEAVCSQANKLYRLWIARNPHFEEYGRVHIIAHSLGSALVAHILSNQSTKMPRLSQLPKQVISETMDRFLFNTSNLFLVGSPLGIFLHLEQAQLMPRKGRERTMHSPADEALDRAGRFGCLAVDSLYNVFYHTDPIAYQLNAAVDSQLASQRPPLAIMSMTAPFYAPVADSISSISKYLPVILGGGGGNDTRSGNRPGIFRLPSGIEMAGPNGEEKLQGSRGERRFSALNPHGNVDFFLPSAGVNEYLDMLTAHLSYWTDSSFAAFLLTEIFSTRLDQMRTGMGLANQPPSENGVNI, via the exons ATGTCTGTCCCCTCTCCCGATGCCCTACTGCCGGAAtgtccccttcttcttgcagTGCCCGCATTAGACGTGCGATGGGTACACGCAGGTGCTCAACagctcaatcttcttccgatCCCTATCACTTCTGCTTCAAACAGCTTTAAAGCGTTCTCGAAAAACGAGTCCTCAAGGATAGAACTACGGTGGCAAAGCACATCGGAGTCTGAGAGGCTCAAAGCAATCAAATCGTGGGGAAGAAATGACGGCGAGGGGGCTTTTCAAAGTCAAGAGGAAATAGTAAAacaaggagaggagatcggccatgatgatgagccaGCGAAAGGGAGTAAAGGATGCGACGCGATAGATCGGCCAGATGCACATACAGTTGATTCCAAaatgaagagggaagatgcAGAGGAGCATTTGGATCTGGACGTGGATGATATGCCATCTGGACAAGACCAAATCAACAAGCAATATCATACATTATTACTCGAAGCCAGGAGAAAGAACGATGACTTGGACTTAGTCCAAGGTATCCCCGTCAGCCAA GACTCATTATTTGAGGTATCACTGTCGACTCTGTCGCTTCATCCAGTATTTTGGGCTCATACAGGCCCACGAGTGGCAGTGTTGCGCGGAACATGGTTCGTAAATGACGAATCGAGGCCTTGCTGCTGGGAGCTTGCCgaggagctggagaaggctTTCCT GGAGATTCAACCGTGGCAA CGATCATACAGTCACGAGCTCGCTACGGCATTGTCGCTGGGATCCTCAGGGGAGGAAAAAATCAAATATACTCTTCCTTCGAAATTTGGAGAAGGTCTGGGCATTATCTTTGAAGACAGTGCAAAGGGCCGCATTGTAAC ATCCGGAACTCTCACATATATCACACGCTTGTTTTGGTCTTCTTTAAAAGCCCGGCCCACTGGCACATATGTCTATCGGGGCTACAGTGCTGCGTGTTCGGCGAAAGTGGAAGTGGCGGCAGATACTACAGCTACTCTCGTGGATTCCGAAGGAACCACTCACGTCAATACCAAAAGCCACTCTTACGAAAAAGATGATACTCAGGATGGACGTCTTAATTTACCCGGGAATCAAAGGCACGACCAGGCCTTAACTGCTCTGGACACTGCGTTCAAAGACGTGAAGGAGACTGCAGGACAGGCCATAGAAGGAGTGAAAGAGGGATTCAAAGATTACGATCTTCGAGAAGAGCGACGCCAGACTCCAGCGCCAGGAagcaatgatgatgaacgAAAAGcgctggaagaggaaaatgCTCCTTTAGTTG TTATGCTGGCAACCAGTTGCGACAGATGCTTAGGTAAGTGGAAAATGACTTTCACTCCTAACATTCTCTCCAGAAAGCAAACCTCCAACCCCGCAGTCGCTTCAATCATAAGAGATCGACGATGTCAA GTACTTCCAGTACAATGGCGAACATCACTCAACCTGGATGAACGGAaaactgaagaagagttgcTCCACGGGATAGAAAACCGTTTTACCATATCTGGAAA CTCAATCCCTTATGTCCGTGAACTTACCAACTCT GTACTACTGGATATACCTCTCTTTATGTCACATCATAGACAAAAAATGATTGAGGCTGTCTGTTCGCAGGCCAATAAACTTTATCGTCTTTGGATTGCTAGAAACCCACACTTTGAAGAGTATGGAAGAGTCCATATCATTGCTCATTCC CTTGGATCCGCTTTGGTAGCTCATATTTTATCCAATCAATCCACCAAAATGCCACGATTATCGCAGCTTCCTAAACAGGTCATTTCCGAAACAATGGACCGCTTTCTTTTCAATACAAgcaaccttttccttgtaGGCAGTCCTCTTGggatcttcctccaccttgaGCAAGCTCAACTTATGCCGAGAAAGGGGAGGGAAAGGACTATGC ACTCTCCAGCTGATGAAGCG CTCGACCGAGCGGGAAGATTCGGATGCTTGGCTGTAGACTC CCTTTACAATGTCTTTTACCATACGGACCCTATTGC CTATCAATTGAATGCAGCTGTCGACTCCCAACTAGCATCTCAAAGGCCCCCTCTCGCCATAATGTCCATGACAGCGCCCTTTTATGCTCCAGTCGCAGATAGCATCAGTTCCATCTCAAAATATTTACCCGTCATACTTGGAGGGGGTGGGGGCAATGATACAAGATCCGGTAATAGGCCCGGTATCTTTCGACTCCCAAGTGGGATCGAG ATGGCAGGTCCTAATGGCGAAGAGAAGCTCCAAGGATCTCGAGGCGAAAG